ACCTCAAAAGCCTCAGGAATCATGGTGTCTACCAGCATGGCCAGAATTGCGCCTGCCGCCATCGCCGTCGTCGCCGCCACCACGTCCGGCGAAAAGTTCCGGAATACGGAATAGCCGAGGAGTGCCGCGATGCCTGATACCAATGCGATGCTGCCCCAAACGCCGAAGATGTATCCCGCCTTGCGCCCCGCCTTCTTCATGCCAGCGGCGCTTGAGAGCCCTTCCGGAATATTCGACAGGAAGATGGCGGTGACGGCCACCAGGCTTACCGCGCCGCCCTGAAGCATACTGAGGCCAATCACGATGGACTCTGGGATTCCGTCCAGCAAAGCACCCACCGCGATGGCCACGCCACTGCCGGACGCCTCGCCTTCTGAGGGTTGCTGCTCACCGGACCGCTTGCGGTGTTTGGCCCCCTGCCGGGCCAGGATCCAGTTGG
This portion of the Deinococcus betulae genome encodes:
- a CDS encoding ZIP family metal transporter, translating into MHGTPTWLQAGLWGLVAGAALLIGAAIGYFLRVPQRLTAAIMAFGSGVLIAALSFELMDEAYKTGGFDATALGFLGGAALFTAANWILARQGAKHRKRSGEQQPSEGEASGSGVAIAVGALLDGIPESIVIGLSMLQGGAVSLVAVTAIFLSNIPEGLSSAAGMKKAGRKAGYIFGVWGSIALVSGIAALLGYSVFRNFSPDVVAATTAMAAGAILAMLVDTMIPEAFEVAHNFAGLITVVGFLTAFALGKAGH